The sequence TAAATCTGCTGAAAAAAGAGCAAGACAAACCATTAAAAGAACAGAGAGAAATAGATTCTACCGTACAAGACTTAAAAATTTAACAAAAGCGGTAAGAGTTGCAGTAGCTAACAACGATAAAGAAGCAGCATTATCAGCATTAAAAGATGTAAATAAAAGCTTCCATAGCTTTGTAAACAAAGGTTTCTTGAAAAAAGAGACAGCTTCTAGAAGAGTTAGCCGCTTAGCAAAATTAGTAAATACATTAGCTGCGTAAGCTAGTTTATGCTCGCACAAAAATTACAACCATTCATAGATCGTTTTAGCGAG is a genomic window of Campylobacter devanensis containing:
- the rpsT gene encoding 30S ribosomal protein S20, whose protein sequence is MANHKSAEKRARQTIKRTERNRFYRTRLKNLTKAVRVAVANNDKEAALSALKDVNKSFHSFVNKGFLKKETASRRVSRLAKLVNTLAA